A stretch of DNA from Elephas maximus indicus isolate mEleMax1 chromosome 21, mEleMax1 primary haplotype, whole genome shotgun sequence:
TTCAGTGGTGGCTGTGACAGAAGTGGGTTTGAACCCAAAAAGACGAAACGGAAAGCAGCATTAGTACTGGGGGTAAACCCTACTGCCAATAAACGGAAATCAGAGATGCTCATTGACAAATTATGCTCTTAAATCATCCAGACAAGGGAGGGCTTCCTTCTACAACAGCCCAAATCCAGGAAGCTAAACATTTGCTAGAAGGTCAGGCCACAATAATGAAGTAAATGTATGTTGAATTTTAAAGTCCATATTAGTTTACGTATATGAGTAcctgagccttggtggcacagtgattaagagctcaggctgctaacccaaaggtcgacagttcaaattcaccagccactccttggaaaccctatggggcagttctgccctgtcctatagggtcgctatgagtcagaatcaactcgacggcaatgggtgtatGAGTACCGACTTTTAATAATAAAGTTCTTATAATA
This window harbors:
- the LOC126065128 gene encoding LOW QUALITY PROTEIN: mitochondrial import inner membrane translocase subunit TIM14-like (The sequence of the model RefSeq protein was modified relative to this genomic sequence to represent the inferred CDS: inserted 1 base in 1 codon; substituted 1 base at 1 genomic stop codon), which gives rise to MKHLEPQVRHVFRSLPKPAFSGGCDRSGFEPKKTKRKAALVLGVNPTANKXEIRDAHXQIMLLNHPDKGGLPSTTAQIQEAKHLLEGQATIMK